Proteins found in one Nitratiruptor sp. SB155-2 genomic segment:
- the rpmC gene encoding 50S ribosomal protein L29: MKYTEIKEKSLQELEGLLKEKKLELFGLRMKLKTMQLQDTSAIRKTRKDIARIKTAIAEKRRAG; the protein is encoded by the coding sequence ATGAAATATACTGAGATAAAAGAGAAGAGCCTACAAGAGCTCGAGGGATTGTTGAAAGAGAAGAAGTTGGAGCTGTTCGGGCTTCGAATGAAGCTCAAAACTATGCAGCTTCAGGATACGAGTGCGATTAGAAAAACAAGAAAAGATATCGCACGCATCAAGACTGCAATAGCAGAAAAAAGAAGGGCTGGATAA
- the rpsK gene encoding 30S ribosomal protein S11 codes for MAKRKGARKKIVKKNIARGVVYINATFNNTVVTVTDEMGNVIAWSSAGSLGFKGSKKSTPFAAQQAVEDAMAKAKEHGIKEVGIKVQGPGSGRDTAVKSVGAIEGIRVLFFKDITPLPHNGCRPPKRRRV; via the coding sequence ATGGCGAAAAGAAAAGGTGCAAGAAAAAAAATAGTTAAAAAGAATATTGCAAGAGGCGTTGTTTATATCAACGCAACATTCAACAATACTGTTGTTACTGTCACTGATGAAATGGGAAACGTCATCGCATGGAGCAGTGCTGGAAGTTTGGGATTTAAAGGAAGCAAAAAATCTACTCCTTTTGCAGCACAACAAGCAGTAGAAGATGCAATGGCTAAAGCGAAGGAGCACGGTATTAAAGAAGTCGGAATCAAAGTTCAAGGACCGGGAAGCGGGAGAGATACTGCTGTAAAAAGTGTTGGGGCAATTGAGGGTATTCGTGTTCTCTTTTTTAAAGATATCACCCCATTGCCACACAATGGATGTAGACCTCCAAAACGAAGAAGAGTATAA
- the rpsH gene encoding 30S ribosomal protein S8, giving the protein MVNDIIADSITRIRNASIRGQEVTKLLYSKIVEAIVKILQEKGYIESYKVVEEGNKKFINVVLKYEEAGKKKRPVINEIKRISKPGRRIYKGKDEIKRFKNGYGTIIVSTSKGVLPNDEAYRLGVGGEVLCSVW; this is encoded by the coding sequence ATGGTAAATGATATTATTGCAGATTCTATAACAAGAATCAGAAATGCCTCTATCAGAGGACAAGAAGTTACGAAGCTTCTTTATTCAAAAATTGTAGAAGCAATCGTAAAGATTTTACAAGAAAAAGGATACATTGAAAGTTATAAAGTTGTCGAAGAGGGCAATAAAAAATTCATCAATGTTGTTTTGAAATATGAAGAAGCAGGAAAGAAAAAGAGACCTGTTATCAATGAAATTAAACGGATTTCTAAACCTGGACGACGTATCTATAAAGGTAAAGATGAAATTAAACGATTTAAAAATGGATACGGAACGATCATTGTAAGTACAAGTAAAGGTGTGTTACCTAACGATGAAGCTTACCGCCTTGGAGTTGGCGGCGAAGTCCTTTGTAGTGTTTGGTAA
- the rpsD gene encoding 30S ribosomal protein S4, with protein MARYRGPVEKIERRLGVSLALKGERRLAGKSALEKRPYPPGQHGQRRSKISEYGLQLREKQKAKFMYGVAEKQFRNLFKEANRMEGNTGENLIKLLERRLDNVVYRMGFATTRRFARQLVNHGHVLVDGKRVNIPSFRVKPGQKIEIREKSKNNPQIQRSLELTNQTGIVPWVDVDKEKVFGIFTRIPEREEIDIPVEERLIVELYSK; from the coding sequence ATGGCAAGATATAGAGGTCCGGTAGAGAAAATTGAAAGACGCCTTGGTGTGAGTCTTGCTCTTAAGGGTGAGCGAAGACTGGCTGGTAAAAGCGCACTTGAGAAGCGACCATATCCACCGGGACAACACGGACAAAGAAGAAGCAAAATTAGTGAATACGGTTTACAACTTCGAGAAAAACAAAAAGCAAAATTTATGTATGGTGTTGCAGAGAAACAGTTTAGAAATCTGTTCAAGGAAGCGAACAGAATGGAAGGCAACACCGGGGAGAATTTGATCAAACTTCTTGAAAGAAGACTTGATAACGTAGTTTATAGAATGGGATTCGCGACCACAAGAAGATTTGCAAGACAGCTTGTAAACCACGGACATGTACTCGTGGATGGTAAAAGAGTAAACATTCCATCATTTAGAGTTAAACCGGGTCAAAAAATCGAGATCCGTGAAAAGAGCAAAAACAATCCACAAATTCAAAGATCTCTTGAATTGACGAATCAGACCGGAATCGTTCCTTGGGTCGATGTGGATAAAGAGAAAGTATTTGGTATTTTTACACGCATTCCTGAACGAGAAGAGATAGATATACCAGTAGAAGAGCGATTGATCGTCGAGCTATACTCTAAATAA
- the rplN gene encoding 50S ribosomal protein L14: MIQSFTRLNVADNSGAKEIMAIKVLGGSKRRYASVGDVIVASVKKALPNGKVKKGQVVKAVVVRTKKEIQRENGSLIRFDDNAAVILDNKNEPIGTRIFGPVAREVRYKNFMKIVSLAPEVL, from the coding sequence ATGATTCAAAGTTTTACAAGACTAAACGTCGCTGACAATAGTGGCGCTAAAGAGATCATGGCTATTAAAGTGCTTGGAGGCTCAAAAAGACGATATGCCTCTGTAGGTGATGTGATCGTTGCATCTGTAAAGAAAGCTTTACCAAACGGTAAAGTAAAAAAGGGTCAAGTTGTTAAAGCTGTCGTTGTACGAACAAAGAAAGAGATTCAAAGAGAAAACGGATCTTTGATTCGGTTTGATGACAACGCAGCAGTTATTCTTGATAACAAAAACGAACCGATCGGTACTCGTATCTTTGGTCCCGTTGCCAGAGAGGTTCGATATAAAAACTTTATGAAAATAGTTTCTCTTGCACCGGAGGTGCTGTAA
- the secY gene encoding preprotein translocase subunit SecY, translated as MSRSLINKILITLGFLFLYRVLAYVPVPGVNIDIVKEFFDSQSGNALGMFNMFSGNAVRRLSIISLGIMPYITASIIMELLAATFPSLGQMKKERDGMTKYMQIIRYATIVITLIQAIGVSIGLQSLTGRGGESAIMIDMPTFVTIAAISMLAGTMILMWIGEQITQKGIGNGISLIIFAGIVSGIPSAIGGTINLVNTGELNFLILIAIVAIILVTVGFIIYVELAERRIPISYSRKVLMQNQKKRIMNYIPIKVNLSGVIPPIFASAILMFPSTILQSSTNPIVQKISDILNPNGFVFNALMFFLVIFFAYFYASIVFNAKDIADNLKRQGGFIPGVRPGEPTAAYLNEVASRLTFWGAIYLGIISTLPWVLVKAMGVPFYFGGTAVLIVVQVALDTMRKIEAQIYMNRYETLSAVGL; from the coding sequence ATGAGTCGCTCACTCATAAACAAAATTCTTATTACGCTAGGATTTCTCTTTTTGTATAGAGTCCTAGCGTATGTGCCGGTACCTGGAGTAAATATAGACATAGTGAAAGAGTTTTTCGATTCCCAAAGCGGCAATGCCCTTGGCATGTTCAATATGTTTAGCGGTAACGCTGTACGAAGACTCAGTATCATTTCATTGGGAATTATGCCCTACATCACCGCTTCTATTATTATGGAACTCCTTGCTGCGACATTTCCAAGTCTTGGCCAGATGAAAAAAGAACGAGACGGAATGACCAAATATATGCAGATTATCCGTTATGCAACCATTGTCATTACGCTTATACAAGCTATCGGTGTATCAATAGGCCTGCAAAGTCTTACAGGCAGGGGCGGTGAAAGCGCTATTATGATCGATATGCCTACATTCGTAACTATTGCAGCCATCAGTATGCTTGCTGGGACGATGATTTTAATGTGGATAGGAGAGCAGATAACGCAAAAAGGTATCGGTAACGGAATCTCACTTATCATTTTTGCAGGGATCGTCTCAGGTATTCCTAGTGCAATAGGCGGGACAATCAATCTTGTCAACACAGGTGAACTCAATTTCCTTATCTTGATTGCAATCGTCGCTATTATTTTAGTAACCGTAGGATTCATTATCTATGTAGAACTGGCGGAGCGTAGAATTCCAATATCATACTCAAGAAAAGTGCTGATGCAAAATCAGAAAAAAAGAATTATGAACTACATTCCGATCAAAGTAAACTTGAGTGGCGTTATACCGCCGATTTTTGCTTCTGCAATCTTAATGTTTCCATCAACGATTTTACAATCGAGTACCAATCCAATCGTGCAAAAGATTTCAGATATTTTAAATCCCAACGGATTTGTTTTTAATGCTTTAATGTTTTTTCTTGTTATCTTTTTTGCATACTTTTATGCATCTATCGTTTTTAACGCGAAAGATATTGCCGATAACCTCAAACGACAAGGTGGATTCATCCCGGGCGTTCGTCCAGGCGAACCGACTGCAGCATATCTGAATGAGGTAGCAAGCAGGCTGACATTCTGGGGTGCCATATACCTAGGGATCATTTCTACGCTTCCTTGGGTTTTAGTGAAAGCTATGGGTGTGCCATTCTATTTTGGTGGTACTGCTGTATTGATAGTCGTTCAGGTAGCTCTTGATACAATGCGAAAAATTGAAGCCCAAATCTATATGAACCGTTATGAAACATTGAGTGCTGTAGGTCTTTGA
- the map gene encoding type I methionyl aminopeptidase, whose amino-acid sequence MAIAIRKPNEIEKLRKANIIVAKTLNYLKEKCQPGVSLKELDQMGEEYIRSLGARPSFKGLYGFPASVCTSVNEVIIHGIPTDYRLQEGDIVGLDIGTELDGWYGDAAITVGVGKISQKDEELINVAKDTLYFAIDIIKAGMRFKELSYEIEKYIRSRGYVPLHGFCGHGIGRKPHEEPEIPNYLEHGSPKSGPKIKNGMVFCLEPMICQKLGTPKILEDKWSVVSEDGLRGSHYEHTVAIINNKAEILSKED is encoded by the coding sequence ATGGCTATCGCGATAAGAAAACCCAATGAGATAGAAAAACTTCGTAAAGCAAACATAATCGTTGCAAAAACACTGAACTATCTCAAAGAGAAATGCCAGCCTGGCGTTTCTCTCAAAGAACTTGATCAAATGGGTGAGGAGTATATCAGAAGCCTGGGAGCACGACCATCTTTCAAAGGACTATACGGTTTTCCAGCATCTGTGTGTACCTCGGTCAATGAAGTTATCATTCATGGAATCCCTACGGACTATCGTCTTCAAGAGGGCGATATCGTGGGACTTGATATCGGTACCGAACTTGATGGATGGTATGGAGATGCAGCGATAACAGTAGGTGTTGGAAAAATCTCTCAAAAAGATGAAGAGCTGATCAATGTAGCAAAAGATACGCTCTATTTTGCTATCGATATTATCAAAGCTGGCATGCGTTTTAAAGAATTAAGTTATGAGATAGAAAAATATATCCGCTCACGGGGATATGTACCACTCCACGGCTTTTGTGGACATGGCATTGGAAGAAAACCCCATGAAGAGCCAGAGATTCCCAACTACCTTGAACATGGATCACCAAAAAGTGGACCCAAAATCAAAAATGGCATGGTATTTTGTCTTGAACCTATGATCTGTCAAAAACTTGGTACTCCGAAAATTCTTGAAGACAAATGGTCTGTCGTGAGTGAGGATGGTCTTCGAGGCAGTCATTATGAACATACAGTTGCAATCATAAACAATAAAGCAGAGATATTAAGCAAGGAGGATTAA
- a CDS encoding DNA-directed RNA polymerase subunit alpha, whose amino-acid sequence MNKIKITPSVPTHMEVEKIKENAIRLHVYPYESGYAISVAHPLRRLLLSSTAGYAPIGLKIEGVQHEFDSVRGMLEDVAAFIINLKNVRFKLRDSEQENVTLEYEFSGPKELFGKDFENDLVEVVTPDAFLATLNEDAELKMSIIVQKGIGYVPSEMIRDLLPQGYIPLDAFFTPVKKAVYEIEKVLVEDNPNYEKIVFDIETDGQVDPVSALKMAMNVMQSQMEIFTNDIEVTETVGQNIENSEIFYQPLDILDLSARSYNCLDKAGIKYVGELLLMSNEALKSIKNLGKKSLDEIQEKLSELNIDLGKLSDQEKETILKKIEQNKS is encoded by the coding sequence ATGAATAAAATAAAAATAACTCCATCTGTTCCGACACATATGGAAGTTGAAAAAATTAAAGAAAATGCCATTAGATTGCATGTGTATCCATATGAAAGTGGATATGCCATTTCCGTGGCACATCCACTTCGAAGACTTCTTTTAAGTAGTACTGCAGGATATGCGCCGATTGGACTGAAAATCGAAGGCGTACAACACGAGTTCGACAGTGTGCGAGGTATGCTTGAAGATGTAGCAGCATTTATTATCAATCTAAAAAATGTTCGATTTAAACTTAGAGACAGTGAACAAGAAAATGTAACACTCGAATATGAGTTCAGTGGGCCAAAAGAGCTCTTTGGAAAAGATTTTGAAAATGACTTGGTTGAAGTTGTGACGCCAGATGCATTCCTCGCAACGCTGAATGAAGATGCTGAGCTTAAAATGAGCATTATCGTTCAAAAAGGTATCGGATATGTACCAAGTGAAATGATTCGAGATCTATTGCCACAAGGGTATATTCCATTGGACGCTTTTTTTACTCCAGTGAAAAAAGCGGTATATGAGATTGAAAAGGTACTTGTTGAAGATAATCCGAATTATGAAAAAATAGTTTTTGATATTGAAACTGATGGTCAAGTTGATCCAGTAAGCGCATTGAAAATGGCTATGAATGTTATGCAAAGCCAAATGGAAATCTTTACAAACGATATCGAAGTTACAGAAACAGTTGGACAAAATATTGAAAATAGCGAGATCTTTTACCAACCTCTGGATATACTCGATCTAAGTGCTCGAAGTTACAACTGTTTGGACAAAGCTGGCATCAAATATGTTGGCGAATTACTACTTATGAGCAACGAGGCACTGAAATCGATAAAAAATCTTGGTAAGAAATCCCTCGATGAAATCCAGGAGAAACTTTCTGAACTCAACATCGATCTTGGAAAGTTAAGCGATCAAGAGAAAGAGACAATTCTTAAAAAAATAGAACAGAACAAGTCCTAA
- the rplE gene encoding 50S ribosomal protein L5 produces MTLELKKKYQEEVAPALKEELGLANPMLTPKLEKIVISVGAGEASRDSKLMQNIQDTISLIAGQHAVVTKARKSEAGFKIREGMPVGVRVTLRGDRMWNFLQKLIYIALPRVKDFRGLPRSGFDGRGNYNFGLDEQLMFPEVDYDNIIKTHGMNITIVTSTDNDKEAFTMLEKLGFPFAKGGR; encoded by the coding sequence ATGACATTGGAACTAAAAAAGAAGTATCAAGAAGAGGTTGCACCAGCACTAAAAGAGGAACTTGGCCTTGCAAATCCGATGTTGACTCCAAAACTTGAAAAGATTGTTATCAGTGTTGGTGCTGGAGAGGCAAGCCGTGATAGTAAGTTGATGCAAAATATCCAAGATACTATCAGTCTTATTGCTGGCCAGCATGCCGTTGTAACAAAAGCAAGAAAGAGTGAGGCTGGATTTAAAATACGTGAGGGTATGCCAGTAGGTGTACGTGTAACGCTTCGTGGTGACAGAATGTGGAACTTTTTACAAAAACTCATCTACATCGCGTTGCCAAGAGTAAAAGACTTTAGAGGCCTTCCAAGAAGTGGCTTTGATGGAAGAGGAAACTACAATTTTGGTTTAGATGAACAGTTGATGTTCCCTGAAGTGGACTATGACAATATCATCAAAACACACGGTATGAACATAACGATCGTTACTTCAACAGATAACGATAAAGAAGCGTTTACAATGCTTGAAAAGCTCGGATTCCCATTTGCTAAAGGTGGTAGATAA
- the rpsQ gene encoding 30S ribosomal protein S17, giving the protein MAYKRVIQGKVVKKSGDKTVSLLVERKVVHPKYHKIVKRFKKYLVHDEHNKAKVGDIVTAVECRPISKRKSFRLKEIVQAGVE; this is encoded by the coding sequence ATGGCTTACAAAAGAGTTATTCAAGGAAAAGTGGTAAAGAAAAGTGGTGACAAAACAGTTTCGCTTCTTGTAGAGCGAAAAGTTGTACACCCAAAATATCACAAAATTGTTAAAAGATTTAAAAAATATCTTGTGCATGATGAGCACAATAAAGCAAAAGTTGGTGATATCGTTACTGCCGTAGAGTGTAGACCGATTTCCAAACGAAAATCTTTTAGGCTCAAAGAGATCGTTCAGGCAGGAGTTGAGTAA
- the rplO gene encoding 50S ribosomal protein L15, translated as MALHNLQPAPGSTHKTKRVGRGQGSGMGKTATRGQKGQKSRTGYSQKRGFEGGQQPLQRRLPKIGFTSNVVKPHAINVDKVKKVAQLEEITMETIRSVYKLPKYVTRVKLIGSSVQEIVSKIKDDNISYSGQK; from the coding sequence ATGGCACTACATAATCTACAACCAGCACCTGGAAGTACACACAAAACCAAAAGAGTAGGCCGAGGTCAAGGGAGTGGCATGGGAAAAACTGCCACAAGAGGACAAAAAGGTCAAAAGAGTAGAACTGGGTACTCACAAAAAAGGGGATTTGAAGGTGGTCAACAACCTTTGCAAAGAAGACTCCCAAAAATTGGTTTTACATCCAATGTTGTAAAACCCCACGCTATTAATGTTGACAAAGTAAAAAAAGTTGCCCAGTTGGAAGAGATAACTATGGAGACTATACGAAGTGTCTATAAGTTACCAAAATATGTAACGAGAGTAAAATTGATTGGGAGCAGTGTACAAGAGATCGTCTCTAAAATTAAAGACGATAACATCTCTTATAGTGGACAAAAATAA
- the infA gene encoding translation initiation factor IF-1: MAKDDVIEVDGIVKEALPNAMFRVELENGHVVLCHIAGKMRMHYIKILPGDKVKVELTPYSLDKGRITFRYK, encoded by the coding sequence ATGGCAAAAGATGATGTAATAGAAGTGGACGGTATAGTCAAAGAGGCATTACCCAATGCAATGTTTCGAGTAGAATTGGAAAACGGACATGTAGTGCTGTGCCATATTGCCGGAAAGATGAGAATGCACTACATTAAAATTCTTCCTGGAGACAAGGTAAAAGTGGAGTTGACACCATACAGTCTTGATAAAGGACGCATCACTTTTCGATATAAATAA
- the rpsC gene encoding 30S ribosomal protein S3: MGQKVNPIGLRLGINRNWESRWFPDFNKMPERVEEDNKIRKFLKKELYYAGISNIIIERTAKKLRVTIVAARPGIIIGKKGADIEKLKQKLQKLVGKEVFINIKEEKRPQASAQLAAENVATQLERRVAFRRAMKKVIQAAQKAGVKGIKVQVAGRLGGAEMARTEWYLEGRVPLHTLRAKIDYGFAEAHTTYGVIGVKVWIFKGEVLQKGIRPEPTERPRRRAPRRRS; this comes from the coding sequence ATGGGTCAAAAAGTCAATCCGATTGGTTTAAGACTTGGAATCAATAGAAACTGGGAGTCACGATGGTTTCCGGATTTCAATAAAATGCCGGAGAGAGTCGAAGAAGATAACAAAATCAGAAAGTTTTTGAAAAAAGAGCTCTATTATGCAGGAATCAGCAATATTATCATAGAGCGAACAGCGAAAAAACTTCGTGTAACTATAGTTGCAGCACGACCTGGCATCATTATCGGGAAAAAAGGTGCCGATATTGAAAAATTGAAGCAAAAACTTCAAAAACTGGTTGGCAAAGAAGTTTTTATAAACATTAAAGAAGAGAAAAGACCTCAAGCATCTGCCCAGCTTGCTGCTGAAAACGTAGCAACACAGCTTGAACGACGTGTTGCTTTCAGACGTGCGATGAAAAAGGTGATCCAAGCAGCGCAAAAAGCTGGCGTAAAAGGGATCAAAGTACAAGTTGCCGGACGACTTGGCGGAGCTGAAATGGCTCGAACTGAGTGGTATCTTGAAGGAAGGGTTCCACTTCATACATTAAGAGCAAAAATTGATTACGGTTTTGCAGAAGCTCATACAACCTACGGAGTGATCGGGGTTAAAGTGTGGATTTTTAAAGGTGAAGTTCTTCAAAAAGGAATTCGACCAGAGCCAACTGAAAGACCTCGACGCAGAGCTCCAAGAAGGAGAAGCTAA
- the rpmJ gene encoding 50S ribosomal protein L36, whose amino-acid sequence MKVRPSVKKMCEKCKIIKRKGVVRVICVNPKHKQRQG is encoded by the coding sequence ATGAAAGTTAGACCATCTGTAAAAAAGATGTGTGAAAAATGCAAGATTATCAAACGCAAAGGCGTTGTACGAGTAATCTGTGTAAATCCAAAACACAAACAAAGACAAGGATAG
- the rpsE gene encoding 30S ribosomal protein S5, with translation MEKWNREEFEEVVVNISRVTKVVKGGRRFRFSALVVVGDKKGHVGYGIGKAKEVPDAIKKAIDNAFKNITTVNIKGTTIAHDIEHKYNASKILLKPASQGTGVIAGGAARPVLELAGIQDILTKSLGSNNPATLVRATIEALERIKG, from the coding sequence ATGGAAAAATGGAATAGAGAAGAATTCGAAGAAGTTGTCGTAAATATCAGTCGTGTTACCAAAGTTGTAAAAGGTGGGCGACGGTTTCGATTTAGTGCACTTGTTGTTGTAGGTGACAAAAAGGGTCACGTTGGATATGGTATTGGGAAAGCTAAAGAGGTTCCTGATGCTATTAAAAAAGCGATCGATAATGCATTTAAAAATATAACAACTGTAAATATTAAAGGTACTACGATTGCTCACGATATTGAGCATAAGTATAATGCAAGCAAAATATTGCTCAAGCCTGCAAGTCAAGGTACCGGTGTAATTGCCGGTGGTGCAGCAAGACCAGTACTTGAACTTGCTGGAATTCAAGATATTTTGACAAAATCGCTTGGTTCCAACAACCCTGCAACACTAGTTCGTGCAACTATTGAAGCATTAGAGCGAATAAAAGGATAA
- a CDS encoding type Z 30S ribosomal protein S14, translating to MAKKSMIAKAKRKPKFKVRAYTRCRICGRPKSVYRDFGLCRICLRKMANEGLLPGVKKASW from the coding sequence ATGGCAAAGAAAAGTATGATCGCAAAAGCGAAAAGAAAGCCAAAATTTAAAGTACGTGCATATACACGATGCCGAATATGTGGTCGCCCAAAATCTGTATATAGAGATTTTGGTCTTTGTAGAATTTGTCTTAGAAAAATGGCAAATGAAGGTTTACTGCCAGGCGTGAAAAAGGCGAGCTGGTAA
- the rplR gene encoding 50S ribosomal protein L18: MRESIQRRKNRLRIKRKRRVRGKITGSADRPRVSIFKSNRHFYAQAIDDTKGHTLAYSDGAKLGVKVNKEDVKKVAEDLAGKLKALNIETIVFDRNGYLYHGVVASFADALRENGIKF; the protein is encoded by the coding sequence ATGAGAGAGAGTATTCAAAGAAGAAAAAATAGATTGAGAATTAAAAGAAAAAGAAGAGTTCGAGGAAAGATCACAGGCAGTGCTGATCGACCTCGTGTATCCATTTTTAAGTCCAATAGACACTTTTACGCACAAGCTATCGATGATACAAAAGGGCATACACTTGCCTATAGTGATGGTGCAAAACTTGGCGTAAAAGTAAACAAAGAGGATGTGAAAAAAGTTGCTGAGGATTTGGCTGGAAAGCTCAAAGCTCTTAACATAGAGACTATCGTTTTTGATAGAAACGGATATCTCTACCATGGTGTGGTAGCGTCCTTTGCTGATGCTTTACGAGAAAACGGAATCAAGTTTTAG
- the rplP gene encoding 50S ribosomal protein L16, whose product MLMPKKTKYRKQQKGRNRGKAYNGNSLAFGTIGIKALEHGRIDSRQIEAARVAMTRKVKRTGKIWIRVFPDKPLTKKPLETRMGKGKGSVEKWVMNIKPGRIIYEMAGVEESLAREALDLARYKLPFKTKIVTQESENEIY is encoded by the coding sequence ATGTTGATGCCAAAGAAAACAAAATATAGAAAACAGCAAAAGGGTCGAAACAGAGGCAAAGCCTATAACGGCAACAGTCTTGCATTCGGAACTATTGGAATCAAAGCCCTTGAGCATGGCCGAATCGACTCTCGTCAAATTGAGGCTGCAAGGGTTGCGATGACACGAAAAGTGAAAAGAACCGGTAAGATCTGGATACGAGTATTTCCAGACAAACCTTTAACCAAAAAACCATTGGAGACAAGGATGGGTAAAGGGAAAGGTTCTGTTGAAAAGTGGGTTATGAACATTAAACCTGGCCGAATCATTTATGAAATGGCTGGCGTTGAAGAGAGCCTTGCAAGAGAAGCGCTCGATCTTGCACGATATAAACTTCCTTTCAAAACAAAAATCGTGACACAAGAGAGTGAAAATGAAATATACTGA
- the rplF gene encoding 50S ribosomal protein L6 has translation MSRIGKQPVAIPSGVDVKIENGKIIAKKGNLTQEVEFGNRVNVSIEDNKIVFSPVGEDKQSKAFWGTYRALTNNAIEGLTKGFEKKLEINGVGYRAAVKGKELELQLGFSHPILYPIPEGIQISVEKNIITIKGHDKQKVGQVAAEIRSFRPPEPYKGKGVKYVDEVIIRKAGKTAKK, from the coding sequence ATGAGCAGAATAGGAAAACAACCGGTTGCGATACCAAGTGGTGTCGATGTAAAAATTGAAAATGGAAAAATTATCGCCAAAAAAGGCAACCTTACACAAGAGGTTGAATTTGGCAATAGAGTGAATGTGTCAATAGAAGATAATAAAATCGTTTTTTCGCCAGTAGGTGAGGACAAACAGTCCAAAGCATTTTGGGGAACATACCGAGCATTAACGAACAATGCAATAGAAGGCCTCACGAAGGGCTTTGAAAAGAAACTTGAAATCAACGGTGTTGGATACAGAGCTGCAGTAAAAGGAAAAGAGCTTGAATTGCAGCTCGGCTTTTCACATCCAATTCTCTATCCTATTCCAGAAGGTATTCAGATCAGTGTTGAAAAAAACATCATCACGATCAAAGGCCACGATAAACAAAAAGTTGGCCAAGTTGCAGCTGAGATTAGAAGCTTCAGACCACCAGAGCCATATAAAGGCAAAGGTGTGAAATATGTTGATGAAGTTATCATCAGAAAAGCTGGTAAGACAGCGAAGAAGTAA
- the rplX gene encoding 50S ribosomal protein L24, translated as MAKFKIKKGDIVEIIAGDDKGKTGEVLQVLPKKEAVIVAGCKVVKKAVKPSEQHPEGGFINKEMPIHISNVRKVEGGAS; from the coding sequence ATGGCTAAATTTAAGATCAAAAAGGGCGATATTGTTGAAATCATCGCCGGAGATGACAAAGGAAAAACTGGTGAAGTACTTCAAGTACTTCCAAAAAAAGAGGCAGTTATTGTTGCTGGATGTAAAGTAGTGAAAAAGGCGGTAAAGCCAAGTGAACAGCATCCTGAAGGTGGATTCATTAATAAAGAGATGCCTATTCATATTTCGAATGTGCGAAAAGTAGAAGGTGGTGCGTCATGA
- the rpsM gene encoding 30S ribosomal protein S13, which produces MARIAGVDLPKNKRIEYALPYVYGIGLTTSRKILDAVGISYDKRVYELTEDEVAAINKHIRENYMVEGDLRRKVAMDIKALMDIGCYRGLRHRRGLPVRGQRTKTNARTRKGKKKTVGAK; this is translated from the coding sequence ATGGCAAGGATTGCAGGCGTAGATTTACCAAAAAATAAACGAATAGAGTATGCACTTCCATATGTTTATGGAATTGGATTGACAACATCTCGAAAAATTCTTGATGCTGTTGGCATCAGCTACGATAAAAGAGTTTATGAACTCACTGAAGATGAAGTAGCTGCTATCAACAAACATATCCGTGAAAACTATATGGTCGAAGGTGATCTTCGAAGAAAAGTAGCTATGGATATCAAAGCGCTTATGGATATCGGATGTTATAGAGGCCTTCGACATAGACGTGGTCTTCCTGTTCGAGGACAAAGAACGAAAACAAATGCTCGAACACGAAAAGGTAAGAAAAAAACAGTAGGTGCTAAATAA